From a single Apium graveolens cultivar Ventura chromosome 2, ASM990537v1, whole genome shotgun sequence genomic region:
- the LOC141708626 gene encoding phytochrome A-associated F-box protein-like gives MVSTDVFSKLPDDVVLKIIFNLDDDPKAWAHLACVSTKFCSLLNTFCWKIKCTQTIPSLVSHLVCVEPNNSPPGGWSALFKLCFCCPGLAQAGVVVENLDVVPSNLAQFGTFNQNLDVGPSNLAQLGTFNNPVSVSDSVVSLNDVSLKKWVDDESSDDGVVGNVCKRRKICRFVGSHLACGARELSREQGNKLLASRFRGDCLYICGWPGCVHNDGKRNYMLFRGIFKNFKESRVWRTLSYGDRNKVDLSCAYCSCKHTWNLHSAFCLRRAFGFHEDGEPVVRAYVCENGHVSGAWTDWPLYT, from the coding sequence ATGGTGAGCACAGATGTCTTCTCAAAGCTACCTGATGATGTCGTTCTCAAGATCATCTTCAATCTTGATGATGATCCAAAAGCCTGGGCTCATCTTGCTTGTGTTTCCACTAAGTTTTGTTCTTTATTAAACACATTTTGTTGGAAAATTAAGTGTACTCAAACAATCCCTTCACTTGTCTCTCATCTTGTTTGTGTTGAGCCTAACAATTCTCCTCCAGGTGGTTGGTCTGCCCTTTTCAAGCTTTGCTTTTGTTGTCCAGGTCTTGCTCAGGCTGGTGTTGTTGTTGAAAATCTTGATGTGGTTCCCAGCAATTTGGCTCAGTTTGGTACTTTTAATCAAAATCTTGATGTGGGTCCCAGCAATTTGGCTCAGTTAGGTACTTTTAATAACCCTGTTTCAGTTTCTGATTCTGTTGTGTCTTTAAATGATGTTTCTTTAAAGAAATGGGTGGATGATGAAAGTAGTGATGATGGTGTTGTTGGTAATGTGTGTAAGAGGAGGAAGATTTGTAGGTTTGTAGGATCACATTTGGCTTGTGGGGCTCGCGAGTTGAGCCGTGAGCAAGGGAATAAGTTGTTGGCTAGTCGGTTTAGAGGGGATTGTTTGTATATTTGTGGTTGGCCTGGTTGTGTGCATAATGATGGGAAGCGGAATTATATGCTGTTTAGAGGcatttttaagaattttaaagaGTCTAGGGTCTGGAGGACGCTTAGTTATGGTGATCGGAATAAGGTTGATTTGAGTTGTGCTTATTGTTCTTGCAAGCACACTTGGAATCTGCATTCTGCTTTTTGTCTGAGACGGGCGTTTGGGTTTCATGAGGATGGGGAGCCGGTTGTTCGAGCTTATGTTTGTGAGAATGGGCATGTTTCTGGAGCCTGGACTGATTGGCCTTTGTACACCTGA